In a single window of the Blastocatellia bacterium genome:
- the trpD gene encoding anthranilate phosphoribosyltransferase: MAHPLLEKLTRKENLTRSEAASLLDYLLGEAVSDAEIAAVLIALAMKGETADELVGFAETMRAHATTIRPGHNPLVDTAGTGGSRAKTFNVSTAAALVMAAAGVAVAKHGNRAVTSATGSSDVLSALGVRVDLPPAQAERLLKEVGFCFLFAPLHHPATARVAQVRRTLGVRTIFNLLGPLTNPAGATRQLVGVSHPAHLALLGQALSLLGTDHAWVVHGEDGLDEITLSGKTRVVEVRPDGMRTFDLDPTAVGYHYEDVRPLRAESASHSAEIIRDVFGGRRRDAARRLIALNAGAGLVVAGRAATLKDGVEQAEATIDSGRAWEMLDTLIARTRIWHDRNEVTQ, translated from the coding sequence ATGGCTCATCCCCTGCTGGAAAAACTCACGCGGAAGGAGAATCTCACCCGCAGCGAGGCGGCGTCCTTACTGGACTATCTGCTGGGCGAAGCGGTGAGCGATGCCGAGATCGCTGCGGTGCTCATTGCCCTGGCCATGAAAGGAGAAACAGCGGACGAACTCGTCGGCTTTGCCGAGACGATGCGCGCTCACGCGACCACCATTCGTCCCGGCCACAATCCCCTCGTGGACACGGCCGGAACGGGAGGCAGCCGGGCCAAAACGTTCAACGTCTCGACGGCGGCGGCTCTGGTGATGGCGGCAGCGGGCGTGGCCGTCGCCAAGCATGGAAATCGCGCCGTGACAAGCGCCACGGGAAGCTCCGATGTTCTCTCGGCTCTCGGCGTGCGCGTGGACCTTCCTCCGGCTCAGGCCGAGCGCCTCCTCAAGGAGGTCGGATTTTGCTTTCTCTTTGCTCCGCTCCATCATCCGGCGACGGCGCGGGTGGCGCAGGTTCGACGAACGCTCGGCGTGCGCACGATTTTCAATCTTCTCGGACCGCTGACGAACCCGGCGGGCGCGACCCGTCAACTCGTGGGCGTCTCCCATCCGGCTCATCTCGCACTCCTCGGTCAGGCGCTGTCGCTGCTGGGAACCGATCACGCCTGGGTGGTGCATGGGGAGGATGGGCTGGATGAGATCACGCTGTCGGGCAAAACGCGCGTCGTGGAGGTTCGACCTGACGGAATGAGGACGTTCGATCTTGATCCCACTGCCGTGGGTTACCACTATGAGGACGTGCGACCTCTCCGCGCGGAATCGGCCAGCCATAGCGCCGAGATCATCCGCGACGTATTCGGTGGACGGCGACGCGATGCCGCGCGTCGGCTCATCGCCCTCAACGCGGGCGCGGGATTGGTCGTGGCCGGTCGGGCCGCGACATTAAAAGATGGCGTGGAACAAGCCGAAGCGACTATTGACTCCGGTCGCGCCTGGGAGATGCTCGACACCCTCATCGCTCGGACGAGGATATGGCACGACCGGAATGAAGTGACCCAATGA
- the trpC gene encoding indole-3-glycerol phosphate synthase TrpC, with protein sequence MTDILRTLIEAKARRVEKAKRDRPLAMLLGELRLPEPRSFRQACSPPERVNIIAEVKKASPSRGILRHEFDPASLASDYEAHGAVAISVLTEEDYFLGSLEHLREIRRRVRLPLLRKDFVFDPYQVYESAAAGADAILLIAAVLDHEQLFDLRQVADELGLDALVEVHTPADLEKALAAGATLIGVNNRDLRTFEVTLDVSLELARSVPDDVLLVSESGIRTRQDIDRLRQAGYRAFLIGEHFMRAEQPGRALKQLLEPPGWQDQTTRGDGLPRS encoded by the coding sequence ATGACCGACATCTTGCGGACACTCATCGAGGCGAAGGCGCGCCGGGTGGAGAAGGCGAAGCGCGACAGGCCGCTGGCCATGTTGCTCGGAGAGTTGCGCCTGCCGGAACCTCGGAGTTTCCGCCAGGCGTGCAGCCCTCCTGAGCGCGTCAATATCATCGCCGAAGTCAAAAAGGCCTCGCCCTCACGAGGAATCCTCCGGCACGAATTCGATCCGGCTTCGCTGGCTTCTGACTATGAAGCTCATGGTGCAGTGGCCATTTCGGTTCTGACCGAAGAGGACTATTTCCTCGGCTCCCTCGAGCATCTCCGCGAGATTCGTCGGCGAGTGCGCCTGCCCCTTCTGCGCAAGGATTTCGTCTTCGATCCCTATCAGGTTTACGAGTCGGCGGCCGCCGGAGCCGATGCCATTCTCCTCATTGCGGCCGTGCTTGATCACGAGCAGCTTTTTGACCTTCGCCAGGTGGCCGATGAACTCGGCCTCGACGCGCTCGTCGAAGTTCACACGCCGGCGGATCTGGAGAAGGCGCTCGCCGCCGGAGCCACGCTCATCGGCGTGAACAATCGCGATCTGAGGACGTTCGAGGTCACGCTCGACGTTTCGCTGGAACTGGCCCGGTCGGTCCCCGACGACGTCCTTCTCGTGAGCGAGAGCGGCATTCGCACCCGGCAGGATATTGATCGCCTCCGCCAAGCGGGGTATCGCGCCTTCCTCATCGGAGAACACTTCATGCGCGCGGAGCAACCGGGTCGTGCGCTGAAGCAGTTGCTGGAACCGCCAGGCTGGCAGGATCAGACGACGAGAGGCGATGGGTTGCCGCGGTCGTGA
- the trpB gene encoding tryptophan synthase subunit beta: MPDSTKATKFKSDPDGRGHFGIYGGRFVPETLMHPLEELTEAYLAARDDPEFQRELRELLETYSGRPTPLFFARRLTEHLGGPRIYLKREDLNHTGAHKINNALGQALLARRMGKKRVIAETGAGQHGVATATACALLGLDCVVYMGTEDMKRQALNVFRMKLLGADVRGVDAGSRTLKDAISEALRDWVTHVETTYYLLGSVLGPHPYPMMVRDFQAVIGRETREQILRVEGRLPDCLIACVGGGSNAIGLFYEFLDEPGIRMIGVEAGGRGQHLGDHAARFSGGRPGVLHGTYSYVLQDEDGQISLTHSVAAGLDYAAVGPEHARLHDLGRIEYTSVTDDEALDAFYLLSRLEGIIPALESAHALAYLVKIAPHLATDHIVVVNLSGRGDKDATTVAELVAQKEHQ, translated from the coding sequence ATGCCGGATTCCACCAAAGCGACCAAGTTCAAAAGCGATCCTGACGGGCGGGGGCACTTCGGTATCTATGGGGGGCGGTTTGTGCCCGAGACGCTCATGCATCCACTGGAGGAGTTGACGGAGGCCTATCTGGCGGCCCGCGATGACCCGGAATTTCAACGAGAACTCCGGGAGCTTTTGGAAACCTATTCGGGCCGTCCGACGCCGCTCTTTTTCGCCCGACGGCTGACCGAACATCTGGGGGGACCCCGAATCTACCTCAAGCGGGAGGACCTCAATCACACGGGCGCTCACAAGATCAATAATGCCCTGGGCCAGGCGCTGCTGGCGCGACGTATGGGGAAGAAGCGGGTGATCGCCGAAACGGGAGCCGGTCAACATGGAGTGGCGACGGCCACCGCGTGTGCTCTCCTCGGGCTGGATTGTGTGGTCTACATGGGCACGGAAGATATGAAGCGGCAGGCGCTCAACGTCTTCCGCATGAAACTTCTCGGCGCCGACGTGCGGGGCGTAGACGCTGGCAGCCGAACCCTCAAGGATGCCATCAGCGAAGCGTTGCGCGATTGGGTGACCCATGTCGAGACGACCTATTATCTTCTCGGCTCCGTCCTCGGCCCTCATCCCTATCCGATGATGGTGCGCGATTTTCAAGCCGTCATCGGTCGGGAGACCCGCGAGCAGATTCTCCGCGTTGAAGGGCGGTTGCCCGACTGCCTGATCGCGTGCGTGGGGGGCGGAAGCAATGCCATCGGGTTATTCTACGAATTCCTCGATGAACCGGGCATCCGCATGATCGGAGTGGAGGCCGGAGGGCGCGGCCAGCATCTGGGAGATCATGCGGCTCGCTTCTCGGGCGGTCGTCCCGGTGTGCTGCATGGGACCTACAGTTACGTCCTGCAGGATGAGGATGGACAGATTTCCCTCACCCATTCGGTGGCGGCCGGTCTGGATTATGCCGCCGTCGGTCCGGAGCACGCGCGACTGCACGACCTCGGACGGATCGAGTACACGTCGGTCACGGATGATGAAGCGCTCGATGCCTTCTATCTTCTCTCGCGGCTGGAGGGGATCATTCCGGCACTCGAAAGCGCCCATGCGCTGGCATACCTGGTGAAGATCGCTCCTCATCTGGCGACAGATCACATCGTGGTCGTCAATTTGTCGGGCCGAGGCGACAAAGATGCAACAACAGTCGCGGAACTCGTGGCTCAGAAGGAGCATCAATGA
- the trpA gene encoding tryptophan synthase subunit alpha encodes MSRIGEKFARLKAAGLKALVPYLTAGDPDLETTGQLILEMERAGADIIELGVPFSDPIADGPVIQRAADRALRRGTTLAGCLGLIRELRRASDIPLVLFSYLNPLLQFGMERLASALSDAGVDGVLVTDLIVEEADPFIAPFRERGIDTIFLVAPTSTDERMRRISRYCRGFVYVVSRTGVTGTGEKLAETMRPTVERVRRFTELPIAVGFGVSTPEHVRQVWQYADAAVVGSAIVREIERQAGNSHLVSAIGRFTRWLKAAADERSATDPVG; translated from the coding sequence ATGAGTCGCATCGGGGAGAAATTCGCTCGGTTGAAGGCGGCAGGACTCAAGGCGCTCGTTCCCTATCTCACGGCGGGTGATCCTGACCTGGAGACGACGGGGCAGCTCATCCTGGAGATGGAACGCGCGGGAGCCGACATCATCGAGCTGGGCGTCCCTTTCTCCGATCCCATCGCCGATGGACCGGTCATCCAGCGGGCGGCGGATCGGGCCTTGCGCCGAGGAACGACGCTGGCCGGGTGTCTCGGCTTGATTCGAGAGCTGCGCCGCGCGTCCGACATTCCCCTGGTTCTTTTCAGCTACCTCAATCCGCTTCTTCAGTTCGGGATGGAGCGACTGGCCTCGGCTCTGAGCGATGCGGGGGTGGACGGCGTTCTCGTCACCGACTTGATCGTCGAGGAAGCCGATCCGTTCATCGCCCCGTTTCGGGAGCGGGGGATTGACACGATCTTTCTCGTCGCACCGACGAGCACCGATGAGCGGATGAGGCGAATCAGTCGCTACTGTCGGGGATTTGTCTATGTTGTATCTCGCACGGGAGTGACGGGTACCGGCGAGAAACTGGCGGAAACAATGCGTCCCACAGTGGAACGTGTGCGCCGCTTCACCGAATTGCCCATTGCTGTGGGATTCGGTGTCTCCACCCCGGAGCACGTCCGCCAGGTCTGGCAGTACGCGGATGCGGCGGTGGTCGGCAGCGCCATCGTCCGGGAAATCGAACGGCAGGCCGGAAATTCTCATCTCGTGTCGGCAATCGGTCGCTTCACCCGCTGGCTCAAAGCAGCGGCCGATGAACGGAGCGCAACCGATCCCGTCGGCTGA
- a CDS encoding chorismate mutase produces MDIDDWRKIIDEIDRQLVELLNERSRCAIEIGKIKRARNLDLYSPDREKEVIENVKRANRGPLDNDAMQRLFERIIDESRRVERLAAGGAMEHPVLSLDEEGGRP; encoded by the coding sequence ATGGACATTGATGATTGGCGGAAGATCATTGACGAGATTGATCGTCAGCTCGTTGAACTTCTCAACGAGCGATCGCGCTGCGCCATCGAGATCGGCAAGATCAAGCGAGCGCGAAACCTTGATCTCTATTCGCCCGACCGCGAGAAAGAGGTCATCGAGAACGTGAAACGAGCCAATCGCGGGCCGCTGGACAATGATGCCATGCAACGCCTCTTTGAGCGCATCATTGATGAATCGCGTCGAGTGGAACGTCTGGCGGCGGGCGGCGCGATGGAGCATCCCGTCCTATCTCTGGACGAAGAGGGAGGTAGGCCATGA